The DNA sequence AATACTGGCATAAGTAATTGATGATCTTTTTAGACATTCAGAGGTTTCCCTCTATTCACGAGCCATAACAAAAAGAGACATAGCTTGACTCTAGAGGTACATAATTTCAGATTCTGAGAGTTTATTATTAAAAGTGATGCTTGCTTATTGCACTAGATTGCATCAGCCAAACCAATTTGAGATGAATGTAGGAAAAGTAATTGACAGTTTATTTCCAGAAGTGACTTGCAGTGATCTAATAAGTAGTTTAAAGCTAAGCTGGTTTGATATGATATTTCCTTTTACCTTAAATtcgatttctgtattttttacactCTGGTGCAAAGTAATTATATGAAAAAGTGCACCTTGGCTCTTTTAGCATTAAATATttgtgatacagtatctttaaatCCTTTTTGGGGGAACCTTGgatattactgttttttttctgtacttgaGTTGTGAATTGTCTGagcctttagttttttttaagttcaacAAACCCCAAATCATCAGGTTTTAAACTAAAATCCAGAAAAACAAAGTATTAGGTTTACAACTCCAGCTGGAATGAAATACAACTGATTAAGAGTTGAAAACACTGCTTAAGATAAAGCTCCCCTAAAGGTAATggaatttcttttttatgtcTTTTCCTCTGCTAACAGTTCCATTTTGCTtatgttttttgtgttcctACATTTCTCTTTTGAATTAAATCTTCAGCTTCAATTCTTCAATGATAGgtccagtctttttttttcttcattcctGTCATCTAAAAAGGTATTATGTGAAGTTCATTGCACACTGGGTGTGCAAACACAGcagaaaaaatgacaaaggtATCTTCCATCTAGCCCCAGCAGTGATGATGAACTACTTAAGTCCAAGCCAAAACTCCCCAATAAGGTGATACTGGGTGCAGCCACTGTTTCAGAAACCCGCTGAGAGAGTATCAAAGCCTGATACAAGAGCTCAAATTAGACTAGGAACAGTACCCAGTTCTTCTCTTTGTCTTTCGTGTCCTGTTAAACGGCAATTTTTTTCTACTCCTTGTATactcttttatctgttttttataAAAGTCTTTTTTCAGCTACACCAAAAATTGCCGTAGCGTTTTTTAGAAGAACACATCTTCCCTATTCTAAATTTTGTAGGCCGCAAATCTAATCAGTCCGAAAATTTTTATTCGAAAATTGACAGATCACCATTGTACGACAGATCTCTCCGGATCTGGAGAGATACGGCCTAcgtattcattcatttttatgaaTGAGAGAAAAGTGCATAGTAATGAGATATGTCAAACCtgtgggaaataaaaaaaaaaaaaacagaaataaggaTACAGTAAACAAGATTATTCTTGAAGAGGTGATGTTTAAGTTAAAGTAGATGTATTCAGATAGTTTCACTTTTGGTTTCTTCCTTTGAATCACCTTTTCTGCTCTCTTCACTTCATATAGGATTAAATTGAACAACTTTAAAGTGAAAGGTCATGGCTTTTCAAGCAAAATGTTTGCCCTGCAGTATTTCTCTGTTCTATAATGCAGTAGTGTAGTCACCAGctctaattaaatatttaaattttaatagaTTTATTATTAAATGGAGTCTTACTGTTAAGAAGGCCAGGTGATATTAGTCTTCTTTCACAAGGTACTGCAACTGCTATGCATCATCATACAGCAGACACTTCTTTTTCTCTCAGAAGCTCTGAGCTCTGTAACTCTCTCTTCTTTCCCAGGGACTTGCGATGAGGTGTTAATGCCTTATCCTCAGTTCTGGAGACCTAGACCTAAATGGCGCAGCATGATTTTGCTCCTGCCTGGCTTAATTTTCCTACTCCACCATCATCAAAGGTAATGCTTTTATGGTTCTGTTAcgtaaaatagtttaaaattaaGCCCCGCAGCTATTGAAATCGCATGATACCGAGTACGTGTTTTAATGTGAAATGGAAATCTTGAATACCCTTGGGTCTTTCTGGTGTATATTACTTTCAGGACTTTAGATGTTAAGTTTGTTAGACTGAATCCTTTCATATTTCTTGTTTGTGATGTTATGGTAATACTCAAGAATTAAAAAAGTGTGACACATTTGTATTGTTCTGTAGCCCTCTCTGAACTGTGAGAAGCTGCCTGAAGCTTCTGTGCGTCTGGACAACCGCAGTGATGTGAATCGCAGACGACATAATTCTTCAGATGGGTTTGAATCAACCAATGGTTGTCCAGGAGGAGGTATGTTCAGTTTATATTTGTGATAGGCATTCTTCTGTAAAGAGATGTGATAATTGCTCCACTTTTGTTTGAACAAGCAGTAGAACCTTTCATTGGTGTTGTTTAGTGTCTTGATACAACTTATTTCTGTCGGGTTTGGTGCTAAACATTTTATGCTTCAGGTGTAATAACCAAACATTTTTCCAAATCCACCAATCACCTCATACTGCTGACCATATGATTTATACCACCTTCTCGTCCACAGTTCTAGTAAACACCCACAGCCACTTTTAAAACCAGGCGCTTTTTATTGCTATAGATTGTATTGCTGTTCATTAATACCCTCTGACCACTTCAAGAGGGTGTCATCCGAAGAATAGTGAGCTTTTCCAGCAGTCTCATTGACTGCGTCTCTTGCAGAAAGTGCCGTGCCATTTACTGCGGCTAAACAAGAAGCAGACTGGCTGACCCTTTTCTGGAGTCAGTAAAAGCAATGAAGATCAAAGATCAAGCTTAAAATTCTTCATTTTACCCACTCCAGCCCTGATTATGCTAGCTTTTCTCCCTGCATCGATTCACTCAGATTCAAAAACTCCCAATCCAGAAAGACAAATTTATCCTTCAACTAGGTTCTCACCTTCCCCCGGCAGAGATCTTCAGTTACAAATCTCTGCCTTCCCCACTTTCCTTGTATTTGTCTATTACATTTCCATCTCTTTACTCCACTATTTTCACCTGCTAATACCTCATGCACTAGatattaatagtaataataattgcctaCATTGGACATTCTACTCAAAACGCTCCACTAttaccaatgtgtagcatccacttggatgatgtgccagcagccagattgtaccagtacactcaccacatatagctatcagtggggaggaaaacagagtgatgataccaattcataaatggggattattagggtaAGGGcctaggggaaatttggccaggacaccggggttacaacCCTAATCGATTTTCAAGATACGCccggggatttttaatgaccacagagagtcaagacctaggttttacatctcatccaaacaacagcaccttttttatagtacagtgtccccgtcactatactggggaattaggacccacacagactgcagggtgagcaccccctgctggccctactaacacctcttccagcagcaacctaagtttttccccaggaggtctcccatccagggacCGACGAAGCTCActtctgcttagcttcagtgggcttccCGTTGTGAGCTGCGGGGTGCTGTGGCTGCTATTCTCATATTCTTTCCTTTGCTCAGCATACCCAAGCCTTTGCTTTCTTATTCTCTTTCCCTCTTTCcatcacacacctgaagaagaacccagagctgaaatatttttccatctttttttttacttttcaaagtGGAATTAACCAGTACTAATTCCTTTGCAGCTCCCAGCGCTTATGCTGTTTCCTGCTCTTAACTTGTTCACATCACATAACATATTAATCCTACGTTTTTTTTGCTGTGGGCAGCAGGTCAGAGTAAATGAAGGAGCCCAGTACAGCATAAAGGGCAAGACTGAAATTtcatttagaaacaaaaaaaaagtgggATATAAACTGGATTGTAAAACACATTGGGGGTTTGAGAATCTGGAAATGCAGTCTAGGCCGTGGGATTTTGTTCTTCACTACCGTGAAAGACATCTGCTGGATAAGCCACTTTGGAGCGCCTGTTGAGCGTTGTTTGTGAATGCTGTCCTGCAGGAGGTTTCGGAAGGAAAGAAAAGAACGGCTGGAGAGGACGAAGTGGTGCCGAAAGTGGGGGTACTCGCGGGGGCGTCCGTGTTGGGGGTCATTCCCGCTCCAGGCCTGGCGCCTGCCACGGGGCAAAAACCAAGCTTCTGAACGAGAATGGCTCTGGGGAGAATGGACATGGGAAGAGAGACGAAGGGGACACGCGCAAGCAGTTTGGGGCTGAAGATTTTGTAAGTCTCAGAAATGCATTTAGGTGTGAAGGTTGTATTTTCCGTTTGACATGTCCTGCGGCTCAGTTTGCTCGCGGCATCGGTTTTGGGCCCATGGGTGCAAAAGCCATATGTTCCAACTCACTGTTTTCATACCTGCAAGTCTTAACTTTAGTTCATGGTCTCTCGGGTGGGTTGTGATTGCCTAACTTGTACACATTTAGCTCGTGTATTCACTTTTCAGTCTGCCTTTTTAATTTCGGAAAGCAAAAGCTTGGTGACTAAAAACACACAGGTTTTTTAAGGGTGTGTATCTAAAACTGCTGCTGATTAGTCATTAGTCTAGGTTAATTAATGTCTAGGGGAGAGCAAGCATACGTGTCTTCTGATTCTGCTTATCTGTAAAGTCATGTTATATTTGATACTGTTTTGTGTAAAATCGACATATTTTGCCTATGCTACAGAGGCATTCAGACCTCTCTGATTTGTCTACTGTAAGATAGTAAGTAGTCATAAGTGCTATAgtcacattttaatattttatatttattgataTAAAATATAAGGCATTTTATAGTGTGGATGGAACATTGACACATTAtagtttaatatatattttgtttactttaaaCCGCTTGAAACgtttaatttttagttttatgCAACAAGTCACCTCTTTTTTTACATGCGACACTTTAAAGCTCTTGCTTAAAAAATGAACTGCTTTCTTCTTAAAGCATTCAGCAGTAGTGTCATCACCTTGTGTGCCTGACCTCATTGCTAACTTAAGGTTTGGCCTGTTCAGTGCTGGGTTTTGAGATCTCTAATCCACTGGCAGCAGCTACCTGGTTTTTAGTGGACCAGCGGATGAACCAGAAATTCCATTCCTTTGTGTTCTGGCGAAATACAGTCTTAGAAAATGTGTCCTCCCTAAATTTAAAGTGGTGGAGCGTTCATGCATCTGTACCTGAACGTCAGTGTAGTGGCTGCTGGAGTATAATTGGAGTAATCCTTGTTACTATAGTAGTGAGTATCCTCACTTGTCGTGTGGGGAAAATGGGGTTTGATTCCCTGATTGGAAGGCTGCTGCCTTTAAACCAATGAGCTCTATGTGTTGAATGGCCTCTTCTATATGTGTGTTGCTTTGAGATCCTTGGGAATATAAAGTAAggattgtttttgtttgcttgtcCTTCCAGATGATTCTATATCTTGCTCTATCATAGGTTTTGGACAGAGTTGTACAGAGTGGCAATAATAAGGTACACTACCAGGAAActagaaatgttaagtttctCTTTCCATTAAGTGCACTTAATGCCAACTACAGTCCATTTTCATGTGTCTTCCAGCCATCTCTTAATCCAGAGTCCGAAAGAGAGCTCAACCAGAACAAAGCTGTTGCCGGCGGTGTGTGGGGTAAGCCATTATGTTTGCTCAACATTCAATAAAGGCAagaaaatgatttgtttttagAGTTTAAGATTTCTTTTTCCTCATGTAGCTCTTGcatttgcatcttttgttaTATTCTCCCATCTTTTGTCCTAGTACTCTGTCGTGGAGATCCTTTGTTGCCATTCTTGAAGTACAGAATTCCATCAAATGAATTTCATGCATGCATTTCATACTTTCAGATTATTTGTGGCTACAGTTCTTTTGAACAAATTAAGTGACCAACTATTTGTCATGCCTGCACTTGTGGCTTGAAACTCAACTGCTTCTGCCAGGACGCACTGTGTCTTACACAGCGATTCTGGAActctgtaaaatatttccgTGTCAGTCACCGTCTGAACGGTTTTGCCGACAATAACCATAATTTGGTTTTGTGAGAACATCAGCTGTTTGTATGAGAAAGATGTCATAGATGTGTGTTCACTGCTGTACCATATACCATGGATTATACTTCAGGTCACGCATGCCATCTGTCATAAAGATTGTCAGAAGGTATCTTCTTCACTTTAGCCGGAAGTTTGCTTGCACAATGCCTCTGCTACTGTACTTCCGTAGTGTTGCAGCAAATGTGAGCAGAATTCTGATCCATCGGGAAAGGAAAAATTCCTAAGATTGATCCAGAATTAACGATGAATACTGTTCCTAATTTCATTGTTACAAGCTTTAAATAATCTTTTGCCCACGGTTTACTATCGCTAATCAATAGAAAGACTGTTTCAAGGATGAATagttaaatgatttttaaaagtatttttctgtttcaaaacAGAACACCCACCAAACCCCAAATCAAGAACTTCCAAAATGATGGTTATAAAGAGAATCCCAAAGGAAGACCAGTCCTCTGCATATCCTGCCACCTGTCCTGCCCAGCATCTTTCCTCGAAGAATGGCACTGGCCTCACTGTCTACAAGGGCCTGGTGCCCAAGCCATCTGCTCTGCCTGTAAAGGTATTGGCCAGTGGAAATGCTTGTTGTGTCTAAAACCAGATTTGTTTGAACTGGTGGTGCACAATGTATCGGAGGCCGATATATTATTCTCGGATAAATAGGAAAATTGAATTATCATCGTTCCGATATTGGAATTAAAGCCGATAATTACAACTGATAATGTGGCGCCCCATTTTTGTTTGTGCAGCTAGTTCTTTTTTATGTGCACGCACTGATGCACTACACTGGGTACAGAACAGTTGCTGCAGAATGAAAATGTCGGGGTTGTGGAACTTTTTCACAACAGAATTGCAATTTGCAACAAATGTTCAGCCGAAGTACAGCGAGGAGGAAACAAAGTAGAGAGTTTCCGTACCACTAATCTTATGAGTAATTTGAAAGCTTGTCATTCCAATGGTTTGTTTAAAGAATGAGGCAGCCAGCattaacaagaaaacaaaaaaaagtagcaAGTGCAGCAATTGCCTGTCCAACAGGCatttgaaaatcgcagaaagtttgCCAAGGATGGTCCGAAGGCTAAAGCAATCAGCGACAAAATCATGGAGTTTATGGCACTTGATGACCAACCCTTTTCGATTGTGGAGGATCGAGGAATCCGTCAACTAATTGAGCATTTGGAACCCTGGTATATTCTCCCAAGCCGCTGCTGCTTTTCTGGTGTTGCCTTTCTGGTCGCCACACATAGACAGCCTCATCGTCAGAGACATTAGCTTCACAACCAACATACGGACTTCTGACATTAAGtcgttttaaaatgcaaaaaagtaaaattatcGGTCATCGGTATCTGTATCAGCCACAGCAAGCTGTTAATTATCGGTTATCGTTATGGGCCCAGAAATTCCATGTCAGTGCATTCCTAgtttcaatgaaagaatattttatgttttattcaatTCCCTGAAAGAAAGTAGTATAGTTATGAAATTGCCATGTATCACATTTTCTTTTGGCCAAAAGTGAATTCGACTCCTTAAATTATATTTGATAAGTTACTACCATTCCTTGTCAAATTGCAGATTAcaattaaatgtaatatatttcTGACTGGATTGAAGCAACCTAAAGATCGCCCAATGTGTTGTAATAATACGTTGGTTAACTGAGGTGTAAGGTTTTGGTTCGTATAGTGAAGTCatgaggaaagaattcaaaaGGTTTGTATAACAGAAAATGAAGCAGTTCAGTTTTCTTGAAAATGGGTcacaaaagaatgaaaaataacaatCAAAATTTCAAAACATGTTGAGTCAGAAAGCAATGAAtgttgaatgtactgtatgta is a window from the Lepisosteus oculatus isolate fLepOcu1 chromosome 3, fLepOcu1.hap2, whole genome shotgun sequence genome containing:
- the LOC102690658 gene encoding vasculin translates to MAQHDFAPAWLNFPTPPSSKPSLNCEKLPEASVRLDNRSDVNRRRHNSSDGFESTNGCPGGGGFGRKEKNGWRGRSGAESGGTRGGVRVGGHSRSRPGACHGAKTKLLNENGSGENGHGKRDEGDTRKQFGAEDFPSLNPESERELNQNKAVAGGVWEHPPNPKSRTSKMMVIKRIPKEDQSSAYPATCPAQHLSSKNGTGLTVYKGLVPKPSALPVKGSRSSSSSPVDKMSQPRLMKLTRVRTDKKSEFLKALKQDRGDVEDLDDRSQCKGNEILHMQNGNNSLRQRDENLNSYDPAARRENGNGNGTAPGMTQQVICSPAFPQADVLSSSLEAEHRLLKEMGWQEENENDETCAPLTEDEMREFQAISEQLQKNGLRKNGFLKNGLPHDFLGTWRNHAFQPTAENDDTETSSSDTSDDEV